The genome window CGCGCGGGCGCGGCGGCGGGACCGTCGTCGACCGCGAGCCGGCCGTGCCCGGGAGCGAGCCGGCCGCCGCGGAGGCGCGACGACCCGAGCTGCTCGACGCGCTCGTCTTCCGCCGCGTGGTGGAGCCCGGTGCGTGCTTCGTCGCGGCCTCGACGCCGCTGACCACGGCCGACCTCGACGCGCTGCACGCCGCCCACGACGAGGTCCGTACGGCCGCGGGTCCCGCGGAGCACCGCCAGGCCGACGCCCGGCTGCACCTGGTCCTGGCCGCCCTCAGCGGTTCGGCCTCTCTGGTCGAAGCGGTGACACGGGTCCAGGCCGCGGTGCACGAGATGCTGCTCGCGATCCCGGTCCTGCCCGTGAACATCGAGCACTCCAGCGCGCAGCACGCGGCGATCGTCGCCGCGGTCGAGGCGGGTCGGCCCGAGCCGGCGCGCCAGGCGATGGAGGAGCACTGCGACGACACGGCGGCGCTGCTGCGAGGGTTGATCAGATGAGGGGATCCGCATGAGCACGTCCACCAGGCAGGCACCGAACGACCGCTACCTCACCGTCGACGCCCTGCGCGCCGAGGTGGCCAGCGGCGCCATCGACACCGTCGTGGTCGCGCTGACCGACATGCAGGGCCGGCTCCAGGGCAAGCGCATGCACGCCGCGTACTTCCTCGACCACGTCGTGGAGTCCGGCACCGAGGGCTGCAACTACCTGCTCGCCGTCGACGTCGACATGAACACGGTCTCCGGCTACGCGCTCACCTCGTGGGAGTCGGGGTACGGCGACCTCGAGTTCGCCCTCGACCTCGCGACGCTGCGCCGCCTGCCGTACGAGCCGGGCGCCGCGATGGTGCAGTGCGACCTCGTCCAGCTCGACCACTCCCCCGTGCCGCAGTCGCCGCGCACGATGCTGACGACGCAGCTCGACCGGCTGGCCGAGCGCGGCCTGGTCGCGCTGGCCGGGACGGAGCTGGAGTTCATCGCGTTCCAGACGTCGTACGAGGACGCCTGGAACGCGAACTACCGCGGGCTGGTCCCGGTCAACCAGTACAACGTCGACTACTCGATCCTCGGCGGCGCCCGGGCCGAGCCGCTGCTGCGCGAGATCCGCAACGCCATGTACGGCGCGGGCATGGACGTCGAGTCGGCCAAGGGCGAGTGCAACCTCGGCCAGCACGAGATCGGCTTCCTCTACGCCGACGCCCTCACCACCGCCGACAACCACGCCGTCTACAAGACCGCGGCCAAGCAGATCGCCGCGAACCGGGGCCAGTCGCTGACCTTCATGGCCAAGTACGACGAGCGCGAGGGCAGCTCGTGCCACATCCACCTGTCCCTGCGCGGCGCCGACGGGTCGACGACGTTCTGGGGCCCTTCGACAGGCTCCGGGAGCGAGGGAAGGACCCCGGAGTACGAGTCGTTCATCGCCGGGCTGCTCGCGACGATGGCGGACTTCACCCTGCTCTACGCGCCGAACATCAACTCCTACAAGCGCTTCGCCGCCGGGTCGTTCGCGCCGACGACGATCGCCTGGGGCGAGGACAACCGCACCTGCGCCGTACGCCTCGTCGGTCACGGCAAGGGCGCGCGGCTCGAGAACCGCGTCCCCGGCGGCGACGTCAACCCGTACCTCGCGATCGCGGCCATGATCGCCGGCGGGCTGCACGGGATCGACGAGGGCCTCGAGCTCGGTCCCGCGCTGGTCGGGAACGCGTACGAGTCCGACTTCCCGAAGGTGCCGCAGACGCTGCGCGACGCACGCGACGCGTTCCGCTCGTCCACCGTCGCGCGGGCCTGCTTCGGCGACGAGGTCGTCGACCACTACACGCGGATGGCCGAGGTCGAGCTGACCGCGTTCGACGCCGCCGTGACCGACTGGGAGCTGCGCCGCAGCTTCGAACGCATGTGAGGACGAGCGCACCGTGAGCACCACCACCCAAGACCGCTGGGACGTCGTCGACCCGGCCACCGAGCAGGTCGTCACCACCGTCGACCTGGCGAGCCTGGAGCAGACCGACGCGGCGATCGAGCGCGCGCACGCGGCCTTCGCGGCCTGGCGCGACGTCGCCCCCGCCGACCGCGCGCGGCTGCTGCGGGCGTTCGCCCGCGTGGTCGAGGCCCACGTCGACGAGCTCGCGGAGCTCGAGATCAGCAACGCCGGCCACACCGTCGGCAACGCGCGGTGGGAGGCCGACCAGGTCGCGCGCGTCCTCGAGTACTACGCGGGCACGCCGGAACGGCAGTTCGGTCGGCAGATCCCGGTGCCGGGCGGCGTGGACGTGACGTTCCATGAGCCGGTCGGCGTCGTCGGCATCATCGTCCCCTGGAACTTCCCCATGCTCATCGCCTCGTGGGGCTTCGCCCCCGCACTGGCCGCCGGCTGCACCGTCGTGCTCAAGCCCGCCGAGCTGACGCCGCTGTCGGCCGTACGCCTCGGCGAGCTCGCGCGGGAGGCCGGGCTGCCCGAGGGCGTGTTCACCGTGCTCCCCGGGCGCGGCCCCGTCGTCGGCGAGCGCTTCGTCACCCACCCGCTCGTGCGCAAGGTGACCTTCACCGGGTCCACGAAGGTCGGCAAGCAGGTGCTCGCCGGCTGCGCCGAGCAGGTCAAGCGCTGCACCCTCGAGCTCGGCGGCAAGAGCGCCAACGTCGTCTTCGCGGACGCCGACGTCGCCGCCGCGGCCGCCGCGGCGCCAGGCGGGGTGTTCGACAACGCCGGGCAGGACTGCTGCGCCCGGTCGCGGATCCTCGTGCAGAACTCGGTCCGCGACGAGTTCCTCGAACGCTTCCAAGCCGCGGTCGACGCCTTCGTCGTCGGCGACCCGCGGGCCGAGACGACGCAGATGGGCCCGCTGATCTCGGCGGGCCAGCGGGCGCGGGTGCAGGGCTATCTCGACGGGGTCGACGTCGCCTTCACCGGTTCCGCTCCCGACGGCCCGGGTTTCTGGGTGCCGCCGACCGTCGTGCTCGCCACGTCGCCGCAGCAGCCGGTGTGGCGCGAGGAGGTCTTCGGGCCGGTGGTCGCGGTGCTGGGGTTCGAGGACGAGGCCGAGGCGGTCGCGCTGGCCAACGACAGCGACTACGGCCTGGCCGGCTCGATCTTCACCCGCGACGTCGGCCGCGCGCTCCGCGTCGCCCGCGCGGTCCAGGCCGGCAACCTCAGCGTCAACTCCAACTCGGCGGTCCGCTACTGGACGCCCTTCGGCGGCTACAAGCAGTCCGGCCTCGGCCGCGAGCTCGGGCCCGACGCCGCCGACGCCTTCACCGAGACCAAGAACGTCTTCTTCAGCCAGGCTTGATCAACGCTCCCTGAGCCTGTCGAAGGGCGCAGGGCAAGGAAAGGAACGTGCAGTGGTGGAACGAGAGGGCCGCGTCGAGGGCCGTACGGCGGTCGTCACCGGAGGGTGCTCCGGCATCGGCTTGGCGTCAGCGCGACGGCTCGCCGGCGAGGGCGCCCACGTGGTCATCGGCGACCTCGACGAGCAGCGCGGGCCGGAGGTCGCGGCAGAGCTCGGCGGGCTGTTCGTCCGGACCGACGTCACCGACCCCGAGGGCGTCGAGGCGCTCTTCGCCGCGGCGAAGGACGCGTACGGCTCGGTCGACGTCGCGTTCAACAACGCGGGCATCTCCCCGCCGGACGACGACTCGATCCTGGTCACCGGGCTCGACGCGTGGCGGCGGGTGCAGGAGGTGAACCTGACCAGCGTCTTCCTCTGCTGCAAGGCCGCGCTGCCGTACATGCTCGACCAGGGCCGCGGCTCGATCATCAACACCGCGTCGTTCGTCGCGGTGATGGGCGCGGCGACGTCGCAGATCTCGTACTCCGCCTCCAAGGGCGGCGTGCTGTCGATGAGCCGCGAGCTCGGTGTCGAGTTCGCGCGGAAGGGCGTCCGCGTGAACGCGCTCTGCCCGGGTCCGGTGAACACGCCCCTGCTGCAGGAGCTGTTCGCCTCCGACCCCGAGCGCGCCGCCCGCCGCCTCGTCCACGTCCCGATGGGCCGCTTCGCCGAGCCCGACGAGATCGCGAACGCCGTGCTCTGGCTCGCCTCGGACGAGTCGAGCTTCGTCACGGCGAGCACGTTCCTGGTGGACGGCGGCATCAGCGGGGCGTACGTCACCCCGCTCTGAACCTCCGCCGTCAGCGGCCGGTGAAGCGAGCCGGCCGGTGCTCCAGGAACGCGGCCGTCGCCTCCGCGGCGTCGTCGGTGGCGGCGCAGGCCGTGTGGCGTGCCGCCTCCCGGTCGAGGGCGGTGGCGAGCTCCGTACGGTCGGCATCGTTGAGGTTCTGCTTGACGGAGCGCAGGGCGAGCGGTGGCTGGGCCACCAGACCGGCCGCGACCTCCCGCGCCAGGACGAGGGCGTCCTCCGCGACCTCGGACACGAGCCCGATGGCCAGGGCCTCGGCGGCGTCCACGGGGCGTGGGCGCAGGTACAGGTCCCGGGCGCGACCGGCACCGACCACCCGCGGCAGCAGCCAGGTGCCGCCGAAGTCACCCGACAGCCCGACGGTCAGGAACGCGGTGCTGAAGCGGGCGGAGCGCGAGCAGACCCGGAGATCGGCGGCGAGGGCGAGCGACAGGCCGGCACCCGCGCACGCCCCGTTGACGGCGGCGACGGTGACCGCTGGCATCTCCCGCAGCAGCTGCGCGGAGCGCATGAAGGTCCGCAACCTGCGCTCCTGCGCCGCCGCCGGAGGTGGTCCGGCCACCGCGCCGCCCACCCCGGCACGCAGGTCACCACCGGCACAGAAGGCGCGGCCGGACCCCGTGAGGACGACGACCCGGACGGTCGCGTCGTCGGCCACCACCTCCAGCGTCGTCAGGAGCTGGTCGAGAAGCGCGGCGTTCATGGCGTTCAGGGCCTCAGGCCGGTTCAGCCGGACGACGGCGAGAGGTCCTTCGACCTCCAGCCGGACCAGGGCCGCGTCGCCGACGGAGCGCTCCTCGGCCGTGGCCGTCACGCCGTGCTCGGGAGCTGGACCGACGTGGTCGTGAGGAAGTTCCGGATGCCGGCCTCACCCAGCTCGCGCCCGAAGCCGCTCGCTCCGAACCCGCCGAAAGGAGCTTCCGGGTCGAACGGTGCGCCGTTGACGCTGACCTGCCCGACCCGCAGCCGGCGGGCGAACCGGACGGCCTCGTCGCCGTCACGCGCCCAGATCGCCGCGGCGAGCCCGTACGGCGCAGCGCTCGCCAGCCGCAGGGCCTCCTCCTCGTCGTCGTACGCCTGCACGCAGAGGACGGGACCGAACACCTCGTCCCGGACGATCCCGGCGTCGGGAGCGAGGTCGGTCAGGACGGTGGCCCGCGCCCAGAAGCCCGCGCCCCGGTCCGTCGGCGCGTCCGGCCCGCCGACCACCAGCCGGGCTCCCTCGTCGAGCGCGCGCTCCAACGTCGCGTTCACCCGGTCGCGGTGCGCGGCGCTGATCAGGGGGCCGAGCCGCGATTCGAGGCTCGCCGCGCGCTCGCCGGCCAGCCGAGCCGCCTCCTCGTACACGGACCGGTGGACCAGCAGCCGGGTCAGCGCGTTGCAGGTCTGCCCGGAGTTCAGCAGGCAGCTGTTGACCGTCGCCCGCACCGCCGCCTCGAGGTTCCCCCCGGGGAGCACGACGGCCGGCGACTTGCCGCCGAGCTCGAGGGTGACGGCGGTCAGCTGCGTGGCAGCAGCAGCCGCTACCTGTGCTCCGACAGCCGCCGACCCGGTGAAGCTCAGGTGGTCGAGGTCGGGGTGACCGGCGAGGAGCGCCCCGACCTCGTGCCCGACCCCGGACAGTTGGCTGTAGACACCGGCGGGTAGCTCGAGATCGACCACCACCTCAGCGATCAGCTCCCCGAGCCGAAGCACCGCGAGCGGGGCGAGCTCGCTGGGCTTGTGCACCACGGGACACCCGGCGGCCCAGGCCCCGGCGATCTTGGCCACCGACTGGTGCAGCGGGTAGTTCCAGGGCGTGATCGCCCCGACCACGCCGACGCCGGCGTGCGTGACCTCCGAGGGCCCGCGCCGCTCGGTGAACGTCATCGTGCGCAGCCGGGCCGCCGTGGTGCGGAGCACGGTGATCGGGAGCTCGACCTGGACCGCACGGGCAACCTTCGCCGGCGTCCCGACGTCCGCGCTGATGAGCGCGGCCAGGTCGTCGACCTCTCCCGCCAGCGCGTCGGCGAGCGTGTCCAGAGCCGCAGCCCGTGCTCCCGGATCCGTCGCGGCCCACGCGTCTCGGCTGGCCAGGGCCGCGTGTACCGCCGCGTCCACCTCGACGGGTCCCTGGCGCGGGACCGTTGCGAGGAGGACGTCCCCGGCCGGCGCACGGACCTCGACCACCTCACGGTGGTCGCGGGACCAACGACCCGCGAGGAAGGTGCGTCCGGTGTCCGGCAGCGCCAGGGTCGATGTGGTGGCGGCGGTCATCGCAGCGCTCCTTCGAGGTCGTCCTGCTGGGCCCGGTCGGGGTCGCCGACCGCACCGGCGTCGGTGAGCGTGCGGATGCGGTCGTCGGCGTAGCCCAGAACCTCGGCCAGCACCCAGTCGGTGTGCTCGGCGAACAGCGGTGCGGACTGGCGGGGTCGCGACAGCCGACCGTCGAGCTCGACCGGGACGCCCGGGTGGTCGCGCGCCCCGACCTCGGCGTGCGGCAGCGCGGTGAACCAGTCGCGCGACCGCAGCTGCGGGTCGCGGAAGAGGTCGGGCCCGTTCTGCACGGGCGCGGCCGGGACCCCGGCCTCCTGCAGCAACGTGGCCAGCTCGTACTTGTCCCGGGCGGCGGCGGCGGCACCGAGACGGGCGTCGACCTGCTCGCGCGCGTCGGCTCGCAGGGCCGCCGTCGCGAACCGCTCGTCGTCGACCCAGTCGTCCCAGCCGAGCGCCCCGCAGAGGGCGACCCACTGCGGGTCCGTGTAGGCCGCGACCGCCACCCACTCGTCCTCTCCTCGCGCCCGGTAGGCGTCGTGCGGGTACGCGGTCGGGTGCTGGTTGCCGACCGTCCCGAGCCGCGCACCGTTCTCGAGGGCGTGCAGGATCTGCTCCCCGATCCAGTGCATCGCCGCGTCCCGCTGCGGCACCTCGACCCGCTCGGCGCTGCCGTCACGTCGGCTGCGGACCAGCGCGGTGACCACTGCGGCCGCACCGGCCAGGCCGCCCATCGGGTCGACGTACGCGGAGCCCGAGCCAAGTGGCTCGTCCTCGTCCTCGTAGCCGATCAGCGAGGTGATGCCGGACATCGCCTCCATGGTCTGACCCAGCCCACGGTGGTCCCGCAACGGTCCGTCGTCGCCGTAGGCCGACATCTCGGTCACGACGATGCTCGGGTTGGCCGCGCGCGCGGCCTCGAGGCCCAGGCCCAGCCGGGCGAGGGTGCCGGGCGAGAAGTTGGCGATCACCACGTCGGACTGCGCGACGAGGTCGCGGGCCGTCGCGAGGCCGTCAGGGTGCTTGAGGTCGAGCGCGGCCGAGAGCTTGCCCTGGTTCTGTGTGTTGAACCAGGCGTTGCGGTTGTACGGCCGGGCGCCGGGCACGCTGTCCGGGTAGGAGTCCGGGTGCCAGGGGTTGGTCTTGTGCCCACGCCAACCGTCCATCCGTTCGGGTCCCTCGACCTTGATCACCTCGGCGCCGAGGGCTGCGAGGAGCCTCGTGGCCATCGGTCCCGACCAGGCGGAGGTCAGGTCCACGACCCGGATCCCGGCGAGTGGACCCGTCAGACCCGCCTCGGTCCCCCACCGTGGCCTCGCCGCGGCCCGGCGTGCGGCGCGGCCCCGAGGTGCGCCGACGGGCGCCGCGGTGTGGTCCCAGACCGGCCCCAGGGTGCGTCGCCCGGCGGCGTCCTTCGTCCAGAAGCTGCGGGCCACGAGCTGCTCGTCGTGCTCGAGGTCCCCGAGCCGGCGGACGGGCGAGAGCACGAGCTTGTCCCGCAGCGCGGACCGGAGGGCGACCCGTTGCGTGAGGTCGGCCGCAGAGACGTTGAAGAGCCGCGTGGCTTCGGCGATGTGGCGCACGAAGCCCTGCCAGCTCTCGAAGGGCGGGTGGCCGTACGCCTCCGGTGCACCGAGCGCGGCGAACAGCTCGGCGAGGTTGTGGTCCGACGCGAAGAAGGCGAGCCAGCCGTCCTGGCACCGGACTCGCCCCTTGGGACGGTTCCACTCGCCGCGGGCGGCCAGGGTGTGGCTGTACGCCCACTGGGTCGAGAAGTTCTGCTCCATGGCCACCGCCGCCTCGTGGCGGTTGACCCGGACGACCGCCACAGGTCGGTCGGCCGGCCCGAGCCGCTGGGCGAGGCTCTGGGTGTAGAGCAGCAGGCCCGCGGCGTAGTCGACGCGGTAGCCGGTGCCGTAGAGCGGCTTGGCGTCGGCCCGGCCGTTGTAGTACATGGACCCGGACAGCGCCTGGTGGACCAGCTCGCCGCCGGTCCACCGCGCGTACGGGCCGGAGTCGGCGAAGTCGGTCACCACGGCGACGCTCGCGTCCGGCCATCGCTGCCGGACCCGGCGACCCTGCTCGGGGTCGGACACGAGGACGACGTCCCACCGCTCGTCAGCAGCCAGGTCGACGAGCGCGTCGACCTGGTCCGGGTGGCGACCGGCCTCCCTCTTGCCGGAGCTGAGGTGCCGGAAGAGCAGGGACCCCCCGTCCCGGTCGAACGGTCCGGTCGCCCGGGTGGGCGACCCTCCGGCCGGCTCGACCAGGACGACCTCTGCTCCCTGGTCGGCGTAGAGCCGCGCGGCGAACTGACCGGCGACGCACCGGGACAGGTCGGCGACCCGCAGCCCGTGCAGCGGCGGGGCACTCATCGGGGCATGCGCCAGATGGTCGTGTTGGCGACGTGGAGCATGGGCTCGCCGTCGGTGTCGCTCAGCAGCACGCTGTTCGTGGCGTAGGTGCGGGCCCGGCTCTCCCAGGCGGCCAAGATGCGACCCCGCGCGACCAGCGTCGAACCCGACGGCACCGGAGCGAGCTGGGTCGTGACCAGGCGCGTGAGGATCCGGGGCCCGTCGGGCCGGAAGGTCGCGTACATGATGTCGATCGAGGCACCGACCAGCTCCTCGAGCGGGACCCGGCCGTCCGGCGTCGACCCTCCGGGTCGGCACTCGACCGTCGTCAGGTCCGGCAGACCCCGGAGCACCTCGATGGAGACGTACGGCTTGTCCTCGTCCGCCGGCTCGGGCCGCACCTCGGGCTCCGGGTCGACCGAGCGCACCCCCCCGGGTGCGGTGAGCTCGGCGGACGCGCACATGACGCCGTCGGCATTGGTCAGCCACGCCTCCGCACCACCGGATGCATGCTCCGTCAGCTCGAGGCGGAGCTCGTCCTGGTCGTAGACGGGAGCGCGGAAGCGGACGTCCATCCCCCCGGCGGCCAGCCACGCCGGGCCCCAACGGGAGGACGCTGCCCGCGCCAGGTACCCGAGCAGGGTCGGTCCACCGACCCAGCCGCCCCGCAGGCCGAGCCTTCGGGCGGCACCGTCGAGATGGATCGGGTTGGTGGAACGTCCCGCGTCGTTGACCGCGTGGAGTGTCGCGATGTGCACTCGGGCCTCTCGCCTGCTGGTGCGACCGACGCCCACAACTCTTATCCGCAGGATGGATAGAATTGTGCGCCGAATGGCCAGAACGTAAGGGGAACCCGATGGACCAGTCAAGCGATCGCGCAGCGCGGACGAGCGAGGACGGCGCGGAACCGACGCGGGTGCAGTCGGTCGACCGCGCGCTCGACCTGCTGGACGAGCTGTGCGCGAGCTCGGAGAGCCAGACGGCCTCCGAGCTGAGCCGTCGGACCGGCCTGCCCTACGCGAGCACCCACCGCCTGCTCGGCGTGCTCGCCAGCCGCGGCTACGTGCGGGCCGACGACATCAAGCGGTACAGCCTGGGCCCGCAGCTCGTCATCGCCGGCTCGCGACTCACCAGCATGGTCGGGACCTGGCTGCGACCACACCTGACCGAGCTCATGGAGTACTGCGGGGAGACCGTCAACGTGGCCCGGCTCGAGGACACCCACGTGGTCTACATCGCCCAGGTCCAGTCGCGTCAGCGGCTACGGATGTTCACCGAGGTGGGGAACCGTGTGCTCCCGCACGCCACCGCGGTGGGCAAGGTGCTTCTGGCCGACCGACCCGCTCGCGACGTCGAGGACGTCCTGCGGCGGGGCGGCATGCCGGCCATGACCCGCAACACGATCACCGACGCCGCCACCTTCCTCAAGGAGCTGGACCAGGTCTCGGCGCAGGGATTCGCGGTCGACGACGAAGAGGGCGAGCTCGGAGTCCGGTGCGTCGCCGTACCGCTGCGCGGCGTCGGCGACGTGCCTCTCGCCCTGTCGGTGTCAGGACCGGCCGGTCGCCTGGCACCCGCGGTGCAGGCTCGGCTCGTCCCCCAGCTGCTCAAGGTGGCGGGCGAGATCGCCGTGTCGTTCGCGCCGCTCAGTCGGTGAGAGCACTTTGCCCGAACTCATTGACCGCACGGCCGAGCACCCCTACTGTCTTCTCCATCTAGAGATCAAGGCTATCCACATCGTGGATAGCCAATGGAGAATTCCCTACTGATCGAGGTGCAGGCGCCATGGTCGACGCCCTTGCCGGACCCCGGGAGAGCACGTCAGGCCGGCGCGCGCAGCCGCTCCGAGCCACGTCGAGGCGGCGGTCGAGGCAACGGTCGCGCCAGAACGGGGCCGCTCTGCTCTTCCTCGCCCCGTGGCTGCTGGGCCTGGTCGGCATCACCCTCGTGCCGATGGCCATCTCGCTCTACCTGTCGTTCACCGACTTCAACCTGATCCGATTCGGGACGAAGTTCGTCGGCCTCGACAACTACCTCCGGATGGCCAGCGACTCGCGACTGCTCGCGTCGGCCAAGGTCACGGCCGTCTACGTGCTGTTCTCGGTGCCGCTGCAGCTGGTCTTCGCCCTCCTGCTCGCGCTCCTGCTCAACCAGGGCCTCCGGGGGCTGTCGATCTACCGCGCCGTCTACTACCTGCCCTCGCTCCTCGGCGGCAGCGTGGCAGTGGGTCTGCTGTGGCGACGCGTCTTCGGTGGCGACGGCCTGCTCAACCAGGTGCTCGGGCTGCTGGGCCTCACGAACCTGCCGAGCTGGATCGGCGACCCCGACTACGCACTCTGGACGTTGATCATCCACCACGCCTGGACCTTCGGCTCTCCGATGGTGATCTTCCTCGCGGGGCTGCGCCAGATCCCGTCGGAGATCTACGAGTCGGCCGCGGTCGACGGTGCGGGCCTCTTCGCCCGCCTCTTCCGGATCACGCTCCCGCTGCTCTCGCCGGTGATCTTCTTCAACCTCGTGCTGCAGGTGATCAACGCCTTCCAGGCATTCACCCCGGCCTACGTGATCAGCGGGGGGACCGGCGGGCCGAACGACTCGACGCTGTTCTACACGCTCTACCTCTACACGGTGGGCTTCCGTCAGTTCGACATGGGCCGGGCGTCAGCCATGGC of Microlunatus antarcticus contains these proteins:
- a CDS encoding FadR/GntR family transcriptional regulator, translating into MSDLLDLGPDLLAPSGGTGRHAFEGCVERLATAIRLGVYPYGSTLPPERELAGLLGVSRATVREAIGALRSAGMVRTTRGRGGGTVVDREPAVPGSEPAAAEARRPELLDALVFRRVVEPGACFVAASTPLTTADLDALHAAHDEVRTAAGPAEHRQADARLHLVLAALSGSASLVEAVTRVQAAVHEMLLAIPVLPVNIEHSSAQHAAIVAAVEAGRPEPARQAMEEHCDDTAALLRGLIR
- a CDS encoding glutamine synthetase family protein; this encodes MSTSTRQAPNDRYLTVDALRAEVASGAIDTVVVALTDMQGRLQGKRMHAAYFLDHVVESGTEGCNYLLAVDVDMNTVSGYALTSWESGYGDLEFALDLATLRRLPYEPGAAMVQCDLVQLDHSPVPQSPRTMLTTQLDRLAERGLVALAGTELEFIAFQTSYEDAWNANYRGLVPVNQYNVDYSILGGARAEPLLREIRNAMYGAGMDVESAKGECNLGQHEIGFLYADALTTADNHAVYKTAAKQIAANRGQSLTFMAKYDEREGSSCHIHLSLRGADGSTTFWGPSTGSGSEGRTPEYESFIAGLLATMADFTLLYAPNINSYKRFAAGSFAPTTIAWGEDNRTCAVRLVGHGKGARLENRVPGGDVNPYLAIAAMIAGGLHGIDEGLELGPALVGNAYESDFPKVPQTLRDARDAFRSSTVARACFGDEVVDHYTRMAEVELTAFDAAVTDWELRRSFERM
- a CDS encoding aldehyde dehydrogenase family protein, with the translated sequence MSTTTQDRWDVVDPATEQVVTTVDLASLEQTDAAIERAHAAFAAWRDVAPADRARLLRAFARVVEAHVDELAELEISNAGHTVGNARWEADQVARVLEYYAGTPERQFGRQIPVPGGVDVTFHEPVGVVGIIVPWNFPMLIASWGFAPALAAGCTVVLKPAELTPLSAVRLGELAREAGLPEGVFTVLPGRGPVVGERFVTHPLVRKVTFTGSTKVGKQVLAGCAEQVKRCTLELGGKSANVVFADADVAAAAAAAPGGVFDNAGQDCCARSRILVQNSVRDEFLERFQAAVDAFVVGDPRAETTQMGPLISAGQRARVQGYLDGVDVAFTGSAPDGPGFWVPPTVVLATSPQQPVWREEVFGPVVAVLGFEDEAEAVALANDSDYGLAGSIFTRDVGRALRVARAVQAGNLSVNSNSAVRYWTPFGGYKQSGLGRELGPDAADAFTETKNVFFSQA
- a CDS encoding 3-oxoacyl-ACP reductase, coding for MVEREGRVEGRTAVVTGGCSGIGLASARRLAGEGAHVVIGDLDEQRGPEVAAELGGLFVRTDVTDPEGVEALFAAAKDAYGSVDVAFNNAGISPPDDDSILVTGLDAWRRVQEVNLTSVFLCCKAALPYMLDQGRGSIINTASFVAVMGAATSQISYSASKGGVLSMSRELGVEFARKGVRVNALCPGPVNTPLLQELFASDPERAARRLVHVPMGRFAEPDEIANAVLWLASDESSFVTASTFLVDGGISGAYVTPL
- a CDS encoding enoyl-CoA hydratase/isomerase family protein, encoding MTATAEERSVGDAALVRLEVEGPLAVVRLNRPEALNAMNAALLDQLLTTLEVVADDATVRVVVLTGSGRAFCAGGDLRAGVGGAVAGPPPAAAQERRLRTFMRSAQLLREMPAVTVAAVNGACAGAGLSLALAADLRVCSRSARFSTAFLTVGLSGDFGGTWLLPRVVGAGRARDLYLRPRPVDAAEALAIGLVSEVAEDALVLAREVAAGLVAQPPLALRSVKQNLNDADRTELATALDREAARHTACAATDDAAEATAAFLEHRPARFTGR
- a CDS encoding aldehyde dehydrogenase family protein, encoding MTAATTSTLALPDTGRTFLAGRWSRDHREVVEVRAPAGDVLLATVPRQGPVEVDAAVHAALASRDAWAATDPGARAAALDTLADALAGEVDDLAALISADVGTPAKVARAVQVELPITVLRTTAARLRTMTFTERRGPSEVTHAGVGVVGAITPWNYPLHQSVAKIAGAWAAGCPVVHKPSELAPLAVLRLGELIAEVVVDLELPAGVYSQLSGVGHEVGALLAGHPDLDHLSFTGSAAVGAQVAAAAATQLTAVTLELGGKSPAVVLPGGNLEAAVRATVNSCLLNSGQTCNALTRLLVHRSVYEEAARLAGERAASLESRLGPLISAAHRDRVNATLERALDEGARLVVGGPDAPTDRGAGFWARATVLTDLAPDAGIVRDEVFGPVLCVQAYDDEEEALRLASAAPYGLAAAIWARDGDEAVRFARRLRVGQVSVNGAPFDPEAPFGGFGASGFGRELGEAGIRNFLTTTSVQLPSTA
- a CDS encoding CoA transferase; amino-acid sequence: MSAPPLHGLRVADLSRCVAGQFAARLYADQGAEVVLVEPAGGSPTRATGPFDRDGGSLLFRHLSSGKREAGRHPDQVDALVDLAADERWDVVLVSDPEQGRRVRQRWPDASVAVVTDFADSGPYARWTGGELVHQALSGSMYYNGRADAKPLYGTGYRVDYAAGLLLYTQSLAQRLGPADRPVAVVRVNRHEAAVAMEQNFSTQWAYSHTLAARGEWNRPKGRVRCQDGWLAFFASDHNLAELFAALGAPEAYGHPPFESWQGFVRHIAEATRLFNVSAADLTQRVALRSALRDKLVLSPVRRLGDLEHDEQLVARSFWTKDAAGRRTLGPVWDHTAAPVGAPRGRAARRAAARPRWGTEAGLTGPLAGIRVVDLTSAWSGPMATRLLAALGAEVIKVEGPERMDGWRGHKTNPWHPDSYPDSVPGARPYNRNAWFNTQNQGKLSAALDLKHPDGLATARDLVAQSDVVIANFSPGTLARLGLGLEAARAANPSIVVTEMSAYGDDGPLRDHRGLGQTMEAMSGITSLIGYEDEDEPLGSGSAYVDPMGGLAGAAAVVTALVRSRRDGSAERVEVPQRDAAMHWIGEQILHALENGARLGTVGNQHPTAYPHDAYRARGEDEWVAVAAYTDPQWVALCGALGWDDWVDDERFATAALRADAREQVDARLGAAAAARDKYELATLLQEAGVPAAPVQNGPDLFRDPQLRSRDWFTALPHAEVGARDHPGVPVELDGRLSRPRQSAPLFAEHTDWVLAEVLGYADDRIRTLTDAGAVGDPDRAQQDDLEGALR
- a CDS encoding hotdog family protein; the encoded protein is MHIATLHAVNDAGRSTNPIHLDGAARRLGLRGGWVGGPTLLGYLARAASSRWGPAWLAAGGMDVRFRAPVYDQDELRLELTEHASGGAEAWLTNADGVMCASAELTAPGGVRSVDPEPEVRPEPADEDKPYVSIEVLRGLPDLTTVECRPGGSTPDGRVPLEELVGASIDIMYATFRPDGPRILTRLVTTQLAPVPSGSTLVARGRILAAWESRARTYATNSVLLSDTDGEPMLHVANTTIWRMPR
- a CDS encoding IclR family transcriptional regulator — protein: MDQSSDRAARTSEDGAEPTRVQSVDRALDLLDELCASSESQTASELSRRTGLPYASTHRLLGVLASRGYVRADDIKRYSLGPQLVIAGSRLTSMVGTWLRPHLTELMEYCGETVNVARLEDTHVVYIAQVQSRQRLRMFTEVGNRVLPHATAVGKVLLADRPARDVEDVLRRGGMPAMTRNTITDAATFLKELDQVSAQGFAVDDEEGELGVRCVAVPLRGVGDVPLALSVSGPAGRLAPAVQARLVPQLLKVAGEIAVSFAPLSR
- a CDS encoding carbohydrate ABC transporter permease — its product is MVDALAGPRESTSGRRAQPLRATSRRRSRQRSRQNGAALLFLAPWLLGLVGITLVPMAISLYLSFTDFNLIRFGTKFVGLDNYLRMASDSRLLASAKVTAVYVLFSVPLQLVFALLLALLLNQGLRGLSIYRAVYYLPSLLGGSVAVGLLWRRVFGGDGLLNQVLGLLGLTNLPSWIGDPDYALWTLIIHHAWTFGSPMVIFLAGLRQIPSEIYESAAVDGAGLFARLFRITLPLLSPVIFFNLVLQVINAFQAFTPAYVISGGTGGPNDSTLFYTLYLYTVGFRQFDMGRASAMAWMLLAVIAAFTAVNFLTSRKWVFYGDE